Within Oncorhynchus masou masou isolate Uvic2021 chromosome 17, UVic_Omas_1.1, whole genome shotgun sequence, the genomic segment gaatttgttcataactgacttgcttagttaaataaaattcACATAGCAATTTATGGGAGATACTATTTTGTCGAAAATAATGAGAAACGTTTCCCTGCTTCCAAAATCCAATTTCAGCCACCTGTCCGTTGAATCACAGCAGTAATAATTTTGGCACATTCAAGTATATCCTGGTTGGTGCACAGTCTGGTCACACATAGTAGACGGTAGTTCAATTTCCAGTTTGCTGAACTGCATTTGGAGATATCCGAAGAAGAGCTGCTCTTACAATCTCGCGATATCTGACACCGTCAAACTTCCCCATGAGCCCTTGCGTGTTCTCTTTCTACCCGGCGCCTTAGAATGGGTACGTGTTTTCATCTTCTGGTCGCTGCGAAAATCCTTGTCCATCAGTTGTTTTACATCAGGACTATATCTAAGATGGTTTGGCATGTTAAAGTGTATTTTAATATCAAATGGTTATGTTGTTAAATTATACGGATAACACATTTGCTACTTTTTAAAACGATTGTTTTACAATGTCTTGACATGTTACAAGATGGCGGCTCTCATGGGCTAGTCTACAGTTGACATGCAATTGAGCCTTATTTGCAACTATTTCTCGAATTGCACTCAGTCGCTTGTAATATTTACTGTTTCTAAGTCTAGTTTATCCCTTTAACGTTAATATACATTTTTGGGTTGGCTTGGTTGGTTGAAATTTTGCTTGCAAGTCCTCGTTACCTAGTTAGTGGTGCGCTCGGCCTTCGGATGTCTCCCACGTTTTCGCTCACGGAGTTTATTACTTTGCATCGCGACCAACTCGGCATTGTTACGAAGTTTATATCTACTAGACTGTGCAGTGTCTACTAAGCTAGATAGTCATGTCAGCTGGCTACTCTTTTCACCATGACGCTATGCTAATGGCTACTCACAGCCACGCTAGCGCAGGGGAACGTGCCATGTGTActtggctggctggtggtactgCAGTGGTTTCCTACCCAGGGACACCTAAGACCCCCTGGGGGTACTTGAGAAGAACTGAGACCATAGGTCTTCTGGTAAATTGCACTCTATTCGGAGTAGTTCTGTGCTTGAGTGAAAATGATGACAATTAGGTTTCTGACATTACAGTGCGGATAACCACCTTGGAGAACTGACACTCAAAAGCACGTTGAAAGTAACTATTGTTGTGTTAATTCGGAAGTTTGCTCCTTTCTCACCAGTGTCTTGCCTCATGTTTCTTGTGACCCAGGTATCTCTAGGGACAACTGGCATAAACGCCGCAAGACCGGCGGCAAACGAAAGCCCTACCACAAGAAGAGGAAGTATGAGCTTGGTCGTCCTCCTGCCAACACCAAGGTAAAGTTATAGTAACCTCAACATAGACTTGATGCCTGTGATATTGCTGTGGGGGAATGGGCACTGGTTGCTAGTTCAACGGGAGTGTGGATGATTAGACATTGACCATAGGTAGGTCTGTTTTGACCGTTTTGGTTCAAAGTTTAGGACCTACCAATGATCCGGACTGTCATAGTTACACTGACACACCAATACTGAACAATGGGACACGTGTAAACGTCGTGGCACACGTAGCGCAATTAGTTAACTTTATTATGAATTTTTTTTGGTTTTCTACTAAAAACAAACGTTTTCCTATCTTTCCTAGATTGGACCCCGCCGAATTCACACGGTGAGGACCCGCGGTGGCAACAAGAAGTATCGCGCTCTGAGGGTCGACGTGGGCAACTTCTCCTGGGGCTCTGAGTGTAAGTTTCCATACGGTTGTTCTGCTGGACACACTAGTTAAATCTGAGTAAGTCCTGTTCTTTAGGGTAATCAGTGGTAGTGACGTCTTTCTGTGAAGATACCCATGTCCAGTTCTGCTACTGAATGCTTGTGACGATATTCGTGACTCTGAGAAAGACAAAAGCTAGATTTAGTGATTAAAACCAAACTGGATTGAACTCTTTGTTTTGTCACCCCATACTACAGCCTATTCGGGTTTTAATGCTACCTTACATCGAATGGTCGTTGTGTTCGTTCTCCAGGCTGCTCTTCAATGTTTCATACCTGTTCATTATTAACTTTCATACCTCCAGTAGTTTCACATAATTTTGCTACGTGTTGACGCAGTCTTTATTCTTCAGGCTGCACTCGTAAGACCAGGATCATTGATGTGGTGTACAACGCCTCTAACAACGAGTTGGTGAGGACCAAGACCTTGGTGAAGAACTGCATCGTTCTCGTCGACAGCCTGCCTTACAGGCAGTGGTATGAGGCCCACTTCGCCACTCCTCTGGGGCGCAAGAAGGGAGCCAAGCTGGTACGTGCTAAAAGACTGGCTCCTATGTGTTTCCTTACATAGTGAACTACCTCTGGCAAGCTCTTATGCTGCTATTTACCAGTCAACAgatttgtgtcccaaatggctcccctTTTCGCATACTCTCTTTTTGCGTAAGGCAGAGGCTGCTGAGGCCAAAACGGTGCCCCTTTTAGATTTGTGAATCGTTAGACTTCGCTGTTGGGGCTAGGAGCGCAAGtctcactacacccgcaataacagcCGCTAAATATGTGATTTGAGTGTCCAGATCCCTGTGAAACATTCATGTTTGTCCATAATATTGATTAGAATCTCTGGTTTTTCTATGAAGATAACTGTCCGGTTCTGCTACTGAGTGACTGATTGATATTCGTGACTCTGAGAATGACCTTGGATTTATTACAATACAAGAGAACTTAGTGACACTTAATGTTTCTGTGGAATTGAATTTTCTGATATTGCAGCTAAATTACTAGTGCTGTTACCATGGGGATAGCTACACTTGGCAGCTGCTCTCGTCAATCACAGGTGTTTATATTGCAGCATTGTGCCCATTTTAATTGCCTAACTTCAAATCTGTCTCTTTCATGTGTTAGActccagaggaggaggaggtgatcaACAAGAAGAGGTCGAAGAAGATTCAGAAGAAGTTTGACGAGCGCAAGAAGAACTGCAAGATCAGCCCTCTCCTGGAGGAACAGTTCATGCAGGGGAAACTCCTCGGTGAGTTAAAAGGCAACTGATCCTCTATCAGCACACTTATTCAGAGCTTTGCGGATCCAGGCCTTAATTATAGTACTGCTCTTCAATCTGGGTCCTGGGACTGAGAACAAGCTTTGGTTCCAGACCACTAACACATGGGATCTATTCATGGTTTTCACAACCGACTGATTGGCTGTGACGGCGTTAACGccggaacaaaagcctgcactccCTGCAGGTCTCTTGGGATTGGATTTGGGGGTGCATAGGAAGTGCAGGCTTAGGTTCTGTCCTAAATGGGGAAACACGCTGGTACTAACACCTGATTGACCCAATTTAAATGAGTTAAATTGAGTGCTGGACAGGCACCCTGGGGGACGACATTACGAGGTTCATTATAAACACCCACCCAGTTCTGCTACGCAATCCTCGGTGATGTACCCTTTTCGGGCTTCTGTTAATTGCTAGTTGGTAACAATTGTACCCTTTTCTGTGTCTTGCTATTGCATTCTCCAACCCCCCCCCTTCTCCATTAACCATCTTCTGTTTCCTCTCCCAGCATGCATTGCCTCCAAGCCCGGCCAGTGCGGCAGGGTGGATGGCTACGTGTTGGAGGGCAAGGAGCTGGAGTTCTACCTGAGGAAGATCAAAGCCAAGAAGGGCAAATAGATCCGCTTTGTAACGTCAATAAAACACACATCCCACGTCGTTGTCAACGTGTCGTTTCTTTCTTTATGATCTTTTTGGGTGGTTGACTACTGTAGAGTACGTTTTACATTTTGTAAATTTAACTCGACTTGGTGTTTTATTCAGCAGACTGAATCACGTTCAGATCTGTGCTGTTTCTAAAATGGTTGCGGTAGACGGCCTTCCTTAGTGGTTAAATCAGGGGTAACGAGTCTAATCTTCCAATAGGGTTGGTGTGTTTTGCTACTGCTGCCGCATTGTCTAGTGCCAGGTCTGCCATCTCCATGGCTCTCCTGTCTCATTCCAATGCCAAATTAACCTCCGCCACAGGCAGAAGGGCTGGCCACAACACTGGCCCCTCCCTTTCGATGGCAGAGAACAACACGAAAGGTTCTTCATTGAAATCTGATTAAATAAAGTGAAATGTTGATCCGATCTGTCTGATTTTGGGTGAAGGTGATTTATTTAACAGAATTGGGTAATGAGATTTTCTAGTCACGTCTTGCTTGAACTACATTGTACTTTTTTGCGGGGGTCTAAATTCCAAATGAAAGTTTACTGCATAGGGGTTTTCAGGACTTGGTTCACGTGGTTCACATGGAGTCTTCCAAAAATTGGGTCCTGTCCAGTCTTTTCACTGGTCTGGTTAGAATGTAGATGCTTGGCCACCTAAAGGACTTTTCTCTGAGGTCTTACCATCCAAAAACCCGTTTCAGCAGGGCAGTCCCATTTGGGATATCTTTAAATAGTCAACTGGGTGGGCCTTGCGATGGGTTAACTTAGTATCCCATGATTCCGTTTGTGTTACCAGGTGGGATCTGGCAGATTTTACCCTTGTCTGTGACCGCAGCAACTTTTAAGTATTTCCTTGCTAAAGTAGTATATTTACTGATTGCGCCCAGCTCGTAGGACATCCCAAAAACACGACTGAAGTCATACTTAAAATGCTTTAAACTTCAGTATTTCACACCACTGGTTGTCCATGggactgatttctgtgtgtgagCAAGTTAAACAAATGTGGACGCCCTACTTGTTGATTTATTACGCTAGAAATAGTGGCGGAACTGCCTTTTATGTGGAAATATTGATTTAGTAATTATCATATCGAAGTAAATGTGGAGTCACGTAATGAcagtgtgtggtcctcccactaggACTTGGGAAACCGTGCAGTTTATTAGGCAACAGATGAAGTAGGTTATAATGACCTTCACAGGGCGGTGAACGTACACAGGGATGTTGATTCTCCTTTATAATAAATATCGAGTGTCTTATTCTGGTGGTCGATGTTTGACAAATTAGAACAAATATTCTCGCTCTTATCCATAGTAAAAGCatgcttataaacccagggtcgttacaatataATGCCCGACATCACACTGGTTTTGATCCACAACAAGTCAAGCTTGGTGgaaacatttttttatatttcCATAATgtagattttagaatatttgcacGAAACATCGGTCACCAATAGGATGGAAACCTGAGCTGCTTTCCCACACATTTAGTCTAGTGCTGGACTAGCCAGCCTGTGGAGTCAGTCATACAGTATACCAGCAGTACATTTGCAGTATTTTGTAGCAAATTGCAGTGGGAATGTGTGCAATGATGCCTGAAATAAGGGTTCCAAACCACAACAGTACAACTTAGGATATGTCCAGTTTAGTAGAGATGTAGTACAACACAGGATTCACACAGCAGGTGCTGACAGTCTCTATGAATTGCGTCCTTACAGGGTAATATCTAATGTCCTTACAGGGTAATGTCTAATGTCCTTACAGGGTAATGTCTAATGTCCTTACAGGGTAATATCTAATGTCCTTACAGGGTAATGTCtaatcagctagatgcaggtaagagtgtgcaaggcagtatCGAATGTCACTGTCATCTCAAATTTGTCtcttgacctgtgcacctacacacgtaaactttcattcatagacCAGGTTGCAGCAACCTCATGATGAGAACAGGGAACagtagagtatcatgtagtaacctaaacccatcactgttacattgaactgggtgaatatgaatgacagtaacctaaacctgtcactgttacattgaactgggtgaatatgaatgacagtaacctaaacctgtcacttacattgaactgggtgaatatgaatgacagtaacctaaacctgtcactgttacattgaactgggtgaatgacagtaacctaaacccatcactgttacattggactgggtgaatatgaatgacagtaacctaaacccatcactgttacattgaactgggtgaatatgaatgacagtaacctaaacctgtcactgttacattgacctgggtggatatgaatgacagtaacctaaacctgtcactgttacattgaactgggtgaatatgaatgacagtaacctaaacctatcactgttacattgaactgggtgaatatgaatgacagtaacctaaacctgtcactgttacattgaactgggtgaatatgaatgacagtaacctaaacctatcactgttacattgaactgggtgaatatgaatgacagtaacctaaacctgtcgctgttacattgagctgggtgaatatgaatgacagtaacctaaacctgtcgctgttacattgaactgggtgaatatgaatgacagtaacctaaacctatcactgttacattgaactgggtgaatatgaatgacagtaacctaaacctgtcactgttacattgaactgggtgaatatgaatgacagtaacctaaacctatcactgttacattgaactgggtgaatatgaatgacagtaacctaaacctgtcactgttacatgtgaagacatcaaaactatgaaatgacccATATGGAggtatgtagtaaccaaaaaaagggttaaacaaatctaaatagattttatttagattcttcaaagtagccaaccgttgccttgacagctttgcacacttggcattctctcaaccagctttatgaggtagtcacctggaatgcatttcaattaacaggtgtgccttggtaaaggttaatttgtggaatttctttctgtAATTCAtttgtgccaatcagttgtgttgtgacatggtaggggtggtatacagaagatagccctatctggtaaaagaccaactccatgttagggaaagaacagctcaaataagcaaagagaaatgacaatccatcattactttatgacatgaaggtcagtcaatctggaaaatttcaagaactttgaaagtttattcaagtgcagtcgcaaaaaccatgaagcactatgaggaccaccacaggaaggaagacccagagttacctctgctgcagaggatatgttcattagagttaactggctctcatgaggaccaccacaggaaaggaagacccagagttacctctgctgcagaggatatgttcattagagttaccagcctcagaagttgcagcccaaataaatgcttcacagagttcaagtaacagacacatctcaacatcaactgttcagaggagactgtgaatcaggcctttatggtcaaattgctgcaaagaatatactatatacagttgaagtcggaagtttacatacacctcagccaaatacattgaaactcagtttttttttacaattcctgacatttcatcctagtaaaaattccctgtcttaggtcagtttggattaccactttattttaagaatgtaaaatgtcagaataatggtagagagaatgatttatttcagatttatttatttcatcacattcccagtgggtcagaagtttacagacactcaattagtatttggtagcattgcctttaaattgttgaacttgggtcaaacgcttcccacaataagttgggtgaattttggcccattcctcatgacagagctggtgtaactgagtcaggtttgtaggcctccttgctcacacatgctttttcagttctgcccacaaatgttctataggattgaggtcagggctttgtgatggccactccaataccttgactttgttgtccttaagccattttgccacaaatttggaagtctgtttggggtcattgtccatttggaagacccatttgcgaccaagctttaacttcctgactgatgtcttgagttgtcgcttcaatatatccacataatttttctacctcataatgacatctattttgtgaagtgcaccagtcctcctgcagcaaagcacccccacaacatgatgctgccacccccgtgcttcacggttgggatggtgttctttggcttgcaagcctcccccttttttcctcccaaacataacgatggtcattatggccaaacagttctatttttgtttcatcagaccagaggaaatttctccaaaaagtacagtctgtccccatgtgcagttgcaaaccgtagtctggcttttttgaggtggttttggagcagtgccttcttccttgttgatcggcctttcaggttatgtcgatataggactcgttttactgtggatatagatacttttgtacctatttcctccagcatctttccaaggtcctttgctgtggttctgggattgatttgcacttttcgcaccaaagtacgttcatctctaggagacagaacgcgtctccttcctgagcggtattgacagctgcgtggtcccatggtgtttatacttgcttactattgtttgtacagatgaacgtgaaaccttcaggcatttggaaattgctcccaagggtgaaccagacttctggagatctacaatttttggctgatttctttagattttccaatgatgtcaagcaaagaggcactgagtttgaaggtaggccttgaaatacatccacaggtgcacctcaaattgactcaaattatgttaattagcctattagaagcttctaaagccatgacataattttatggaatattccaagctgtttaaaggcacagtcaacttagtgtagtaatcttctgacccactggaattgtgatacagtgaattataagtgaaataatctgtctgtaaacaattgtttgaaaaatgacttgtgtcatgcacaaagtagatgtcctaaccaactatccaaaactatagtttgttaacaagaagtgtgtggagtggttgaaaaataagttttaatgactccaacctaagtgtacgtaaacttctgacttcaactgtgtgttttatatatatatatatattacagggTCAAAATGTTGGACAGtgtttgtctttcataatttgttcATTTATGCATGAATGTGTAGGTTCAGAACTTGTTGTCGTGCCTAAATGTGTTGATCGTGCTAATGGAAGCATcgttaaagtagttggcaatatcagttggttttgaGATGAATTagacatctgattcaatgaatggtGGAGTTGAGTTTGCCTTTTGGACCAAAATGTAATTTAAGATGCTCCAAAGCGTTTTACTATCATACATTATATAAAGAATCTTTGATTCATAGTAGTTGTTtgtttagtttagtcacatgattcctacgtttgccaatcggttgtgcagccggGCTTATTTCCCATTCCTTTTGCCTCGTCTCTCTCAACCAACCAATTTATTCAATTCCTCGTCAATTCACGGGGTTTGAACATTTTGTTACAGTTATTTTCTTAATAGGTcgatgcttattagtaactggaataagcaatttcataaatgtgtccaGTGCAACGTCTGTATGTGTAAACCTCCCAGTCCTTTATTGGGTAAAAAACGTTTCGGCATCACCGTGCCTTCTTCAgggtgctcctcattacacaccactgACCACACATccttaaatcatcaacatgtattgatcacatctttactaatgctttTTAAAATCTGCTTTAAAGCACTATCCAAATCCATCAGATGTAGTGAACCTAATAttgtagccatatctaggaataCCAAAGTTCCAAAAGCTGAGCCTAATATAGtatataagaggtcatacaataagttctGAAGTGAtccctatgttgttgatgtaattcCTAGGCTGTtttaactaccctggtaggttgactgataacctgaaccaggcaCTGggtacagtttgaagctttttcttaagtgggcagcttgatgaaagccagtcagtaTTTCAATCTGCCTGATGGAGGGTCTGGAGTCTCAGACACCCTCACAGTCCAATGAGGCGGAGCTCTGAAGATCTGAACCTGAGGTAGAAGCCACCGTAGAGGGAGACAAGACAGAGAAGCAAGGTGCAGGTACGTCCAGATCCGATCTcaatgaggaggatgagggatgaAGGTGCCAGAACCTCTGGATCCGATCTCAACGAGGAGGATGAGGGATGAAGGTGCCAGAACCTCTGGATCCGATCTCAACGAGGAGGATGAGGGATGAAGGTGCCAGAACCTCTGGATCCGATCTCCACGAGGAGGATGAGGGATGAAGGTGCCAGAACCTCGATCCGATCTCCACGAGGAAGCCCCGAGGGATGAAGGTGAAGCCCCGAGGGATGAAGGTGCCAGAACCTCTGGATCCGATCTCCACGAGGAAGCCCCGAGGGATGAAGGTGCCAGAACCTCTGGATCCGATCTCAACGAGGAATCCCCGAGGGATGAAGGTGAAGCCCCGAGGGATGAAGGTGCCAGAACCTCTGGATCCGATCTCAATGAGGAATCCCCGAGGGATGAAGGTGCCAGAACTTCTGGATCCGATCTCAACGAGGAAGCCCCGAGGGATGAAGGTGAAGCCCCGAGGGATGAAGGTGCCAGAATCTCTGGATCCGATCTCAACGAGGAAGCCCCGAGGGATGAAGGTGAAGCCCCGAGGGATGAAGGTGCCAGAACCTCTGGATCCGATCTCAATGAGGAATCCCCGAGGGATGAAGGTGCCAGAACCTCTGGATCCAATCTTGAAGACGAAGCCCCGAGGGATGAAGGTGCCAGAACCTCTGGATCCGATCTCCACGAGGAAGCCCCGAGGGACGAAGGTGCCAGAACCTCTGGATCCGATCTCAACGAGGAAGCCCCGAGGGATGAAGCTGCCAGAACCTCTGGATCCAATCTTGAAGACGAAGCCAACAGGGATGAAGGTGCCAGAACCTCTGGATCCAATCTTGAAGACGAAGCCAACAGGGATGAAGGTGCCAGAACTTCTGGATCCAATCTTGAAGACGAAGCCAACAGGGATGAAGATGCCAGAACTTCTGGATCCAATCTTGAAGACGAAGCCAACAGGGATGAAGGTGCCAGAACCGCTGGATCCGATCTCAACGAGGAATCCACCAGGGATGAAGGTGCCAGAACCTCTGGATCCAATCTTGAAGACAAAGCCAACAGGGATGAAGGTGCCAGAACCTCTGGATCCAATCTTGAAGACGAAGCCAACAGGGATGAAGGTGCCAGAACTTCTGGATCCCATCTTGAAGACGAAGCCACCAGGCATGAAGATGTCGGATCCAGTGTGTGTTGCCCCATTGCTAAAGGACGGCTGCTTTCGACTTCCACAGTGAGTGACGTGCCTCCATGGCTGGTTGGTCTAGAACCAGAACATCCCACCAACTCCATCCtccagggaaggagggagacccCCTCGGGGAGGGATCACTGCAGAGCACAGGCCAGTCGGCTGTGGAGAGATGACCACTCCCAGCTACTGAAGAGGAAGAGACAGTAGGTCACACTCCCACCAGGTCAGAGACGAGTCCAGTTACTGGAGTAGAAGAGGAAGAGACAGTAGGTCACACTCCCACCAGGTCAGAGAGGAGTCCAGTTACTGGAGTAGAAGAGGAAGAGACAGTAGGTCACACTCCCACCAGGTCAGAGAGGAGTCCAGTTACTGGAGTAGAAGAGGAAGAGACAGTAGGTGACACTCCCACCAGGTCAGAGACGAGTCCAGTTACTGGAGTAGAAGAGGAAGAGACAGTAGGTCACACTCCCACCAGGTCAGAGAGGAGTCCAGTTACTGGAGTAGAGTCCAGTTACTGGAGTAGAAGAGGAAGAGACAGTAGGTCATACTCCCACCAGGTCAGAGAGGAGTCCAGTTACTGGAGTAGAAGAGGAAGAGACAGTAGGTCATACTCCCACCAGGTCAGAGAGCTGAGAGTCCAGTTACTGGAGTCCTCTTCAAGCAAAAGAGACAGTGGAAGGTCACACTCCCCCAGGTCAGAGAGGATTCCAGTTACTGGAgtagaagaggaaggagaaacaGTAGGTCATACGGTCCCACCAGGTCAGACAAACAGTTATGGGttgaagaggaagagacagaaaccCCACCAGGTCTCAGAGAGAAGGCCTGGAGTAGAAGGGGAAGAGACAGTAGGTCATACTCCCACCAGGTCAGAGAGGAGTCCAGTTACTGGAGTAGAAGAGGAAGAGACACTAGGTGGTACAAATGGACACCTAGTAGGTCTTGTTAGTTAGCTAGAGAAACAGCCACTTCTTCCATCATAGTTCTTCACAGCAAACAGTGGAACATTCAAAGTCTGGAAGGTTACATTGTTTGAATTGAAGGATTCCTGACTTTATTTCTTGATGGATTAAACAAACAGGACAATAATTCACTATGGTAATTATATGACAATTCttcttccgtgtgtgtgtgtgtccgtgtcgcATAAAGAGTGAAAAAAAATATGTGAGGTAGAAATCAATACATAATAGTCAATACGGTTTTCCAAACAATAACTATATCCTTAGAGCAGTAACATAATATAcagggggcacacacacacacacacacacacacacacacacacacacacacacacacacacacacacacacacacacacacacacacacacacacacacactggtacaaaTGCACACACAGTTTGTAGAGAAACAGCCTCCTCTTCTCATCATATTCTCACAGCAAAGATGtggaacatacacacatacacacacaacacacacacatacaacatatCACATTACATTTGTACATAAGTCATCAATTGACAACCCGTCCCCTTGTGGGAttaaacaaacattacaataattcactATGGTAA encodes:
- the LOC135558313 gene encoding small ribosomal subunit protein eS8, with the translated sequence MGISRDNWHKRRKTGGKRKPYHKKRKYELGRPPANTKIGPRRIHTVRTRGGNKKYRALRVDVGNFSWGSECCTRKTRIIDVVYNASNNELVRTKTLVKNCIVLVDSLPYRQWYEAHFATPLGRKKGAKLTPEEEEVINKKRSKKIQKKFDERKKNCKISPLLEEQFMQGKLLACIASKPGQCGRVDGYVLEGKELEFYLRKIKAKKGK